One part of the bacterium genome encodes these proteins:
- a CDS encoding ABC transporter substrate-binding protein, translated as MKGRGIALVLALAIGVLALGTGARGAGAPVKNPDTFVTLRAGDPESLDPAYQYDTTSYEIVYPNVYETLIEYDGSVLSRYQPILATTVPSLANGLISKDGLTYTFPIRKGVKFHDGSTMTPDDVRYSMLRFMLQDRDGGPSWLLLTPLTGRDSTRDKDKIAVNFSDVAKTVTVQGDNVVFHLAHPYGAFLSIVAAWSFVMPKAWAAAHGDWDGQGGTWQKFNNPKLQDRYEFDHMNGTGPFKLQQWDRQAKQVILARNDQYWRKPARLARVILKTVTEFTTRRLQLQQGDADMVDVLRPDQSKVEGMAGVAIRDGFPQLIIQVLHFNFKIDATGNPDVGSGKLDGNGIPPDFFSDVHVRRGFAYAFDYAAFIRDGYKGKAEQPNGPIISGLLGYDPTAPKYTHDPAKAAAEFKEAWGGKLWDTGFKFTATYNTGNVVRQVGAQILKDSIEGLNPKFKIDVRNLQWSSFLQNTNAHKGTLYALGWAVDYPDPDDFAQPFLGSNGDYPKRNSYSNPQADALLRQAAETTDPAKRAALYHQLTKIAYNDVPGLYVAQPVGFFVMRSWVHGWYYNAVLGGADYYPISKE; from the coding sequence GTGAAGGGCAGAGGAATCGCGCTCGTGCTGGCGCTCGCGATCGGCGTGCTCGCCCTCGGGACGGGCGCGCGCGGGGCGGGAGCGCCGGTCAAGAACCCCGATACCTTCGTCACGCTCAGAGCCGGGGACCCCGAGAGCCTCGATCCGGCCTACCAGTACGACACGACGAGCTACGAGATCGTGTACCCCAACGTCTACGAGACGTTGATCGAATACGACGGCAGCGTCCTGTCTCGGTACCAGCCGATACTGGCCACCACGGTGCCGAGCCTGGCCAACGGGCTCATCAGCAAGGACGGCCTCACCTACACGTTCCCGATTCGGAAGGGCGTCAAGTTCCACGACGGCTCCACGATGACGCCGGACGACGTGCGGTACTCGATGCTCCGGTTCATGCTCCAGGACCGGGACGGCGGGCCGTCGTGGCTGCTGCTGACCCCCTTGACCGGGCGCGACAGCACCCGCGATAAAGATAAGATCGCCGTCAACTTCTCGGACGTCGCGAAGACCGTCACGGTGCAGGGCGACAACGTGGTCTTCCATCTCGCGCACCCCTACGGCGCGTTCCTCAGCATCGTCGCGGCGTGGTCGTTCGTGATGCCGAAGGCGTGGGCGGCCGCGCACGGAGATTGGGACGGCCAGGGCGGAACCTGGCAGAAGTTCAACAATCCCAAGCTGCAGGACCGGTACGAATTCGACCACATGAACGGCACGGGCCCCTTCAAGCTCCAGCAGTGGGACCGGCAGGCCAAGCAGGTCATCCTGGCCCGTAACGACCAGTACTGGCGCAAGCCGGCCCGTCTCGCGCGGGTGATCCTCAAGACCGTCACGGAGTTTACGACCCGGCGCCTGCAGCTGCAGCAGGGCGATGCGGACATGGTCGATGTGTTGCGGCCCGATCAGAGCAAGGTCGAGGGGATGGCGGGCGTCGCAATCCGCGACGGGTTCCCGCAGCTGATCATCCAAGTGCTGCACTTCAACTTCAAGATCGACGCGACCGGGAATCCGGACGTCGGCAGCGGCAAGCTGGACGGCAACGGGATTCCGCCGGACTTCTTCAGCGACGTACACGTTCGCCGCGGCTTCGCCTACGCTTTCGACTACGCGGCCTTCATCCGCGACGGCTATAAGGGCAAGGCGGAGCAGCCGAACGGGCCGATCATCAGCGGTCTGCTCGGCTATGATCCCACCGCCCCCAAGTACACCCACGACCCGGCCAAGGCGGCCGCCGAATTCAAAGAAGCCTGGGGGGGAAAGCTCTGGGACACCGGGTTTAAGTTCACGGCGACCTACAACACGGGCAACGTCGTCCGCCAGGTCGGCGCACAGATCCTCAAAGACTCGATCGAAGGCCTGAATCCGAAGTTCAAGATCGACGTTCGCAACCTGCAGTGGTCGTCGTTCCTCCAGAACACCAACGCGCACAAGGGGACGTTGTACGCGCTCGGGTGGGCGGTCGACTATCCGGATCCGGACGATTTCGCGCAGCCGTTCCTCGGGAGCAACGGCGACTACCCGAAGCGCAACTCCTACAGCAACCCGCAGGCCGACGCGCTGCTCAGGCAGGCCGCCGAGACGACCGATCCCGCCAAGCGGGCGGCGCTGTATCATCAGTTGACGAAAATCGCGTACAACGACGTGCCGGGGCTGTACGTCGCGCAACCGGTGGGCTTCTTCGTGATGCGGTCCTGGGTGCACGGCTGGTACTACAACGCCGTGCTCGGCGGAGCCGACTACTACCCGATTTCTAAGGAGTAG
- a CDS encoding ABC transporter permease yields MTAFVVRRLLLLPLVGLGVSALIFLLLQFLTPAMRASLYIHDPKQLNALPDLIRKYHLDQPVYVQYWDWVVQVAHGDLGWSETAREPVAAAIRGYFPATLELALYAFGFILALGVWLGTQSAVHKDQVLDQISRFTSISGASLPTFVWGLLLLMIFYGHFGWFPPGRLSMNADLYVRSGAFHPYTGLLTIDALLNGNLWLFWDAAKHLILPVATLTYYLTAVLVRITRSSMLETLRTDYVRTARAKGLAERVVVDKHARRNALIPVITLGSLLFVGLLSGVVITETVFNYPGIGQWGVNASQQLDIPAVTGFALIFAGLLVISNLCADVMYAIVDPRIRLQ; encoded by the coding sequence GTGACCGCGTTCGTCGTCCGCCGGCTTCTGCTGCTCCCGCTGGTCGGCCTCGGGGTCTCCGCCCTCATTTTCCTGCTGCTCCAGTTTCTCACGCCGGCGATGCGGGCCAGCCTGTACATCCACGACCCCAAGCAGCTCAACGCGCTGCCCGACCTGATCCGGAAGTATCACCTCGACCAGCCGGTGTACGTGCAGTATTGGGACTGGGTGGTGCAGGTGGCGCACGGCGACCTCGGCTGGAGCGAGACCGCCCGCGAGCCGGTGGCGGCCGCGATCCGCGGATACTTCCCGGCGACGCTGGAGTTGGCGCTCTACGCGTTCGGCTTCATCCTGGCGCTCGGCGTCTGGCTCGGCACCCAGTCCGCGGTGCACAAGGACCAGGTGCTCGATCAGATCAGCCGGTTCACGTCGATCAGCGGGGCGTCGCTGCCGACCTTTGTCTGGGGCCTGCTGCTGTTGATGATCTTCTACGGGCACTTTGGATGGTTTCCCCCGGGCCGGCTGTCGATGAACGCGGACTTGTACGTCCGCAGCGGCGCCTTTCATCCCTACACCGGGCTGTTGACGATCGACGCGCTGCTGAACGGCAACCTCTGGCTGTTCTGGGACGCCGCGAAGCACCTCATTCTGCCGGTCGCCACGCTCACCTACTATCTGACCGCGGTGCTCGTGCGGATTACGCGCTCGTCGATGCTCGAGACGCTCCGGACCGACTACGTGCGGACCGCCCGCGCAAAAGGCCTGGCCGAACGCGTCGTCGTGGACAAGCACGCCCGCCGCAACGCTCTGATCCCGGTGATTACGCTCGGCAGCCTGCTGTTCGTCGGCCTCTTGAGCGGGGTCGTCATCACGGAGACGGTGTTCAACTATCCCGGCATCGGCCAATGGGGGGTCAACGCCAGCCAGCAGCTCGACATCCCCGCGGTAACCGGGTTTGCGCTGATCTTCGCGGGTCTGCTCGTCATCAGCAACCTCTGCGCGGACGTGATGTACGCGATCGTGGATCCGCGCATCCGGCTCCAGTGA
- a CDS encoding ABC transporter permease — MSAVQARPVALQPAKRAQAGETAWQRTLRRFRSNPLSVLGAGLVAFFVVVALLAPLLAHPTQRNPYMIPHSGYSSDPRPPSPGHPFGTTEEQFDLFYGVVWGARTAFIVALSVVASAVVIAMTLGSLSGFYGGRVDEIVMRVTDVFLAFPGLILTVVIVAVLGQSVRNAVIAIAVVEWPTYTRLLRGEFLRVRDMEYVQAAQALGSGDFRVIARHVIPNTVYPLLILASLNMGSIVITFAALGFLGLGAPPGYADWGQLVSLSHNWIAGTAGDPFTYWFTLIVPGTAIFLFVLGWNLLGDAFRDIFDPRLQGSR; from the coding sequence GTGAGCGCCGTCCAGGCGCGCCCGGTCGCGCTGCAGCCGGCGAAGCGGGCCCAGGCCGGCGAGACCGCGTGGCAGCGCACGCTGCGCCGGTTCCGGAGCAACCCGCTGTCCGTCCTGGGGGCCGGGCTCGTGGCGTTCTTCGTCGTCGTGGCGCTGCTCGCGCCGCTGCTCGCGCACCCGACGCAACGGAACCCGTACATGATTCCGCACTCCGGCTACTCGAGCGATCCCCGGCCGCCGAGCCCCGGGCATCCCTTCGGCACCACGGAAGAGCAGTTCGATCTCTTCTACGGGGTGGTCTGGGGCGCGCGGACGGCGTTCATCGTCGCGCTGAGCGTCGTAGCCAGCGCCGTGGTGATCGCCATGACCCTGGGGAGCCTGAGCGGCTTCTACGGCGGGCGCGTCGACGAGATCGTCATGCGCGTCACCGACGTCTTTCTCGCGTTCCCCGGCCTCATCCTGACGGTCGTGATCGTGGCGGTGCTCGGCCAGAGCGTGCGGAACGCGGTGATCGCGATCGCGGTGGTCGAGTGGCCGACCTACACGCGGCTCCTGCGCGGCGAGTTTCTCCGCGTGCGGGACATGGAGTACGTGCAGGCGGCCCAGGCGCTCGGAAGCGGCGACTTCCGCGTGATCGCGCGCCACGTGATTCCGAACACCGTTTACCCGCTGCTCATCCTCGCCTCGCTCAACATGGGCAGCATCGTCATCACGTTCGCGGCGCTGGGGTTCCTTGGGCTCGGCGCGCCGCCCGGGTACGCGGACTGGGGACAGCTGGTCAGTCTCTCCCACAACTGGATCGCCGGCACGGCCGGAGATCCGTTCACGTACTGGTTCACGCTGATCGTGCCGGGCACGGCGATCTTCCTGTTCGTACTCGGCTGGAACCTCCTCGGTGACGCCTTCCGCGACATCTTCGACCCGCGTCTGCAGGGTAGCCGCTGA
- a CDS encoding ABC transporter substrate-binding protein, with protein sequence MRPSGWGSRFTAVVLAAVVAVSLTTMARGAGVPAKNPDTFIELGFGDVTSLDPALAYDIYSYEPIWPNVYETLIMYSGSSLDRFEPMLSTRVPTLANGGISQDGLTYTFPIRSGVKFHDGSDMTVDDVVYSVRRMLLQDQAGGPAWLLLSPLLGVDSTRDEKGTIQVKWADVQRAVSASGNSVVFHLKKPFAPFMTIVAAWTEILPHKWAAAHGDWGGQPGTWQKYNNPKTEDRYEFNHMNGTGPFMFDHWDPQAKEIVLVRNDHYWRKPAALRRIVLRTVAELTTRRLQLQQGDADLIVASLNQQAQLRGIPGTIMQDNLPQIALQTLQFNFKINTEANPDTGSGKLDGAGIPSDFFNDIHVRRAFAYAFDYSANLSGAYAGKGVIPHGPIPQGMLGYDASVPIYQTNKERAIAEFKEAFGGRVWSAGFKFTVPFTAGNTARQTGAQILKDAVTSLNPKFQIDSRPVPASALNSLLFAHKGTMYFLGWFADYPDPHDFAQPFLAANGYFPTRGGYKNLDADKLIDQAVSTPDSAKRATLYKQLSMISYNDLPYLFLVQPVTYYTMRSWVHGWYYNAIFPGQYFYPLYKQ encoded by the coding sequence ATGCGTCCTTCGGGATGGGGCTCTCGTTTCACCGCCGTGGTCCTGGCCGCCGTCGTCGCCGTTTCGCTGACCACGATGGCGCGCGGCGCCGGTGTGCCGGCCAAGAATCCGGATACGTTCATCGAGCTCGGTTTCGGCGACGTGACCAGCCTCGACCCGGCGCTCGCGTACGACATTTACTCGTACGAACCGATTTGGCCGAACGTCTACGAGACGCTGATCATGTACAGCGGCTCATCGCTCGACCGGTTCGAGCCGATGCTGTCCACGCGCGTCCCGACGCTGGCCAACGGGGGAATCAGCCAGGACGGCCTGACCTACACTTTCCCGATTCGCAGCGGCGTCAAGTTCCACGATGGATCGGACATGACCGTGGACGACGTGGTCTACTCGGTCCGGCGGATGTTGTTGCAGGATCAGGCCGGCGGGCCCGCCTGGCTGCTGCTCTCGCCGCTCCTCGGCGTGGACAGCACCCGGGACGAGAAGGGGACGATCCAGGTCAAGTGGGCCGACGTCCAGCGCGCGGTGAGCGCGAGCGGCAACAGCGTGGTCTTTCACCTGAAGAAGCCGTTCGCGCCGTTCATGACGATCGTGGCGGCGTGGACCGAGATCCTGCCGCACAAGTGGGCGGCGGCGCACGGCGACTGGGGCGGCCAGCCGGGCACCTGGCAGAAGTACAACAACCCCAAGACGGAGGACCGCTACGAGTTCAACCACATGAACGGGACGGGCCCCTTCATGTTCGATCACTGGGACCCACAGGCCAAAGAAATCGTGCTCGTGCGCAACGACCACTACTGGCGGAAGCCGGCGGCGCTGCGGCGGATCGTGCTGCGCACGGTCGCCGAGCTGACGACGCGGCGCCTCCAGCTGCAGCAGGGCGACGCGGACCTCATCGTGGCCAGCCTCAACCAGCAGGCGCAGCTGCGGGGGATTCCGGGCACGATCATGCAGGACAACCTGCCGCAGATCGCGCTGCAGACGCTGCAGTTCAACTTCAAGATCAACACGGAGGCCAACCCGGACACCGGGAGCGGCAAGCTCGACGGCGCGGGGATCCCGTCCGACTTCTTCAACGACATCCATGTGCGGCGGGCGTTCGCCTACGCGTTCGACTACTCGGCGAACCTGAGCGGCGCCTACGCCGGGAAGGGCGTCATTCCGCACGGGCCGATTCCGCAGGGCATGCTGGGCTACGACGCCTCCGTGCCGATCTACCAGACGAACAAGGAGCGCGCGATCGCGGAGTTCAAGGAGGCGTTCGGCGGCCGCGTGTGGTCGGCCGGCTTCAAGTTCACGGTGCCGTTTACGGCCGGCAACACCGCCCGCCAGACGGGGGCGCAGATCCTGAAGGACGCCGTGACGTCGCTCAACCCGAAGTTCCAGATCGACTCGCGGCCGGTGCCGGCGAGCGCGCTCAATTCGCTGCTGTTCGCGCACAAGGGCACGATGTACTTCCTCGGCTGGTTCGCCGACTACCCGGATCCGCACGATTTCGCGCAGCCGTTCCTCGCGGCGAACGGCTACTTCCCGACCCGCGGCGGCTACAAGAACCTCGACGCGGACAAGCTGATCGACCAGGCCGTCAGCACGCCCGATTCCGCCAAGCGCGCGACGCTCTACAAGCAACTCTCGATGATCTCGTACAACGACCTGCCGTACCTGTTCTTGGTGCAGCCGGTCACCTACTATACGATGCGGTCGTGGGTGCACGGCTGGTACTATAACGCGATCTTCCCCGGGCAGTACTTCTATCCGCTCTACAAGCAGTGA
- a CDS encoding glycosyltransferase family 39 protein → MKPEQGEAAPRGLPLSVEAARESVAAGLITAYALALRLVGAGRGLPYLHEWDEWFQVPPVIRMVLNHTLNPGIFIYGSLYYYLLLPVVYLHSLYLRALGVMKSVNDIVLMHPLVPGYGWYINFPSFYLWARAFTALLGAATVYLTYRLGRAAFGRTVGLLAAALLAVAPGAVYYSDTARVDVPEACLTTAALLAGLNVIRRGRRWDYLVAGLLAGLAMSTKQTAVWVVPALVLAHASGGRRTALIDRRLGLMFAAIVAGGLAGTPYLLIRPDLVRAGFDAQIGPYGVFSIPNPGDFLRHLGWNLGYLLRPTQGGDWYVVPHAALGLIPGAAAIAGLAVGYAHRPRVLAYLLTFPLLQLCFLARADVFYTRNLSPVLPLLAIWAALGAEWGWETLTAFAAASARPPASWERLQQRWRSAAAAAEAAVLVIFMLGPVRESAVLAGWLYRHHDTRTQAVDWLAGHVTRGRGVAFELELAWYLPVLNHLRFRTDWTDRSTAPSWYASHHIDYAVVSEWNPIAACPTVRFIPRPSYLPSIPEEVRFVPNSYPIIDPAITIVRPAAGCASTAPVVGSAPLALLAP, encoded by the coding sequence TTGAAACCGGAGCAGGGGGAGGCCGCACCGCGCGGTCTCCCCCTCTCCGTCGAGGCGGCCCGCGAGTCCGTCGCCGCGGGGCTCATCACAGCGTACGCGCTCGCGCTGCGCTTGGTCGGCGCGGGGCGCGGGCTGCCCTACCTCCACGAGTGGGACGAGTGGTTTCAGGTGCCGCCGGTGATCCGGATGGTCCTCAACCACACGCTCAATCCCGGCATCTTCATCTACGGCAGCCTGTACTACTATTTGCTCCTTCCGGTAGTCTATCTGCACTCGCTGTACCTGCGCGCGCTCGGTGTGATGAAATCCGTGAACGACATCGTCCTGATGCATCCGCTGGTGCCCGGGTACGGCTGGTACATCAACTTTCCATCGTTCTATCTGTGGGCGCGGGCGTTCACGGCGCTGCTCGGCGCCGCCACCGTGTATCTCACCTACCGACTCGGCCGCGCGGCGTTCGGCCGGACGGTCGGCCTGCTCGCGGCGGCCCTGCTCGCCGTCGCCCCCGGCGCCGTGTACTACTCGGACACGGCCCGCGTCGACGTCCCGGAGGCGTGCCTGACGACCGCGGCGCTGCTCGCCGGACTCAACGTGATCCGGCGGGGGCGGAGGTGGGACTATCTCGTCGCGGGTCTCCTGGCGGGCCTCGCGATGTCGACGAAGCAGACCGCGGTGTGGGTCGTGCCTGCGCTCGTGCTCGCGCACGCGTCCGGCGGGCGCCGGACGGCGCTCATCGATCGGCGGCTCGGCCTCATGTTCGCCGCCATCGTCGCGGGCGGACTCGCGGGCACGCCGTATCTGTTGATCCGGCCGGACCTGGTGCGGGCCGGGTTTGACGCGCAGATCGGCCCCTACGGCGTCTTTTCGATCCCGAACCCGGGCGATTTCCTCCGACACCTCGGGTGGAACCTCGGCTACCTGCTCCGGCCTACACAGGGCGGAGACTGGTATGTCGTGCCGCACGCCGCGCTCGGTCTCATCCCCGGCGCCGCCGCGATCGCCGGCCTCGCCGTCGGGTACGCACACCGGCCGAGGGTACTGGCCTACCTCCTGACCTTCCCCCTGCTGCAGCTGTGCTTCCTCGCGCGCGCGGACGTCTTCTACACCCGGAACCTGTCGCCCGTGCTTCCCCTGCTGGCGATCTGGGCGGCGCTCGGCGCCGAGTGGGGGTGGGAGACGTTGACGGCGTTCGCGGCGGCCTCGGCCCGTCCGCCGGCGTCGTGGGAGAGGTTGCAGCAGCGATGGCGTTCAGCCGCGGCCGCGGCCGAAGCGGCGGTCCTCGTCATCTTCATGCTCGGACCCGTCCGGGAATCGGCGGTCCTCGCGGGCTGGCTGTACCGGCATCACGATACCCGGACGCAGGCCGTGGACTGGCTGGCCGGCCACGTGACGCGCGGCCGCGGGGTCGCGTTCGAACTGGAACTGGCCTGGTACCTGCCGGTCCTCAACCACCTGCGGTTTCGGACGGACTGGACGGATCGCAGCACGGCGCCGTCCTGGTATGCCTCGCACCACATCGACTACGCCGTGGTGAGCGAGTGGAACCCGATCGCCGCGTGTCCCACGGTGCGCTTCATCCCGCGGCCCTCGTACCTGCCGTCGATCCCGGAGGAAGTCCGCTTCGTTCCCAACTCGTATCCCATCATCGACCCCGCCATCACGATCGTGCGTCCGGCCGCCGGATGCGCGTCGACGGCGCCCGTCGTCGGGAGTGCGCCGCTGGCCCTGCTCGCGCCGTGA
- the gatC gene encoding Asp-tRNA(Asn)/Glu-tRNA(Gln) amidotransferase subunit GatC, which yields MIDDRTVAHVARLSRLELSEDERERFRAQLGSILEHVQSLLALDLSGEPPTAHATGATNVLRDDTARPSLSLDEALANAPAVEDGFIVVPPVIEGE from the coding sequence GTGATCGACGACCGCACCGTCGCGCACGTGGCCCGTCTGAGCCGGCTCGAGCTGAGCGAAGACGAGCGCGAGCGTTTCCGCGCGCAGCTCGGCAGCATCCTCGAGCACGTCCAGAGCCTGCTCGCGCTCGATCTCAGCGGCGAACCGCCGACGGCCCACGCCACCGGCGCCACGAACGTCCTGCGCGACGACACGGCCCGGCCGTCGCTCTCGCTCGACGAGGCGCTCGCCAACGCCCCGGCGGTGGAGGATGGCTTCATCGTCGTCCCGCCGGTGATCGAGGGCGAGTAG
- the gatA gene encoding Asp-tRNA(Asn)/Glu-tRNA(Gln) amidotransferase subunit GatA encodes MYAAGAASPSEAVRAVLDRIASLDSTLHAYLYVDRDAALREAARWDGRAGRDGAPALAGIPIALKDNICTRGWPTTAGSRMLEGFRPPYDATVTARLREAGAVLLGKTNCDEFAFGSSTENSGYGPTRNPWDPLRVPGGSSGGSAAAVAAGEATLALGSDTGGSIREPGSFCGVVALKPTYGRVSRYGLIAFASSLDQIGPFARDVRDAALLLGAVAGHDPCDSTSSADPVPAYADALTGDVRGLRIGVVREFFGEGLAPAVGEAVRAAAGVLAGLGAVCDEVSLPHAVYALPAYYIIAPAEASSNLARYAGVQYGHRTAKAGDLYTLYARSRREGFGAEVKRRIMLGTFALSSGYYDAYYLRAQRVRSVIRREFTQAFERFDVLLGPVAPTPAFLLGERVEDPLQMYLSDIYTIPVNLAGVPGISVPCGLVTGLPVGLQLIGRAFGEAALLNAAFAYEQATPHRTVRPPVVSQPGTRGRPAGGRS; translated from the coding sequence CTGTACGCGGCGGGCGCAGCGTCCCCCTCGGAAGCGGTGCGGGCTGTGCTCGACCGCATCGCCTCGCTCGACTCGACCCTGCACGCCTACCTGTACGTGGACCGGGACGCCGCGCTGCGCGAGGCCGCGAGGTGGGACGGCCGCGCCGGCCGGGACGGGGCGCCGGCGCTCGCCGGCATCCCGATCGCGCTCAAGGACAACATCTGCACCCGGGGCTGGCCCACGACGGCCGGCTCGCGAATGCTGGAAGGCTTCCGGCCGCCGTACGATGCCACGGTGACGGCGCGCCTGCGCGAGGCCGGCGCGGTGCTGCTCGGCAAGACCAACTGCGACGAGTTCGCGTTCGGCAGCAGCACTGAAAACTCGGGGTACGGGCCGACCCGCAACCCCTGGGATCCCCTGCGCGTGCCGGGGGGTTCGAGCGGCGGATCGGCGGCGGCGGTCGCGGCGGGAGAGGCGACGCTGGCGCTCGGCAGCGACACCGGCGGCAGCATCCGCGAGCCGGGATCGTTCTGCGGCGTTGTCGCACTCAAGCCCACGTACGGGCGTGTCTCTCGCTACGGCCTGATCGCGTTCGCGTCGTCGCTCGACCAGATCGGGCCGTTCGCCCGGGACGTGCGCGACGCTGCGCTGCTGCTCGGGGCCGTCGCGGGACACGATCCCTGCGACTCGACCTCCTCGGCCGACCCCGTGCCGGCCTATGCCGACGCGTTGACCGGCGACGTGCGCGGGCTCCGGATCGGCGTCGTCAGAGAGTTTTTCGGCGAGGGCCTCGCGCCGGCCGTGGGCGAGGCGGTGCGCGCGGCGGCCGGCGTGTTGGCCGGGCTCGGCGCCGTCTGCGACGAGGTGTCGCTGCCGCACGCCGTCTACGCCCTGCCCGCCTACTACATCATCGCGCCGGCGGAGGCCAGCAGCAACCTCGCCCGGTACGCGGGCGTGCAGTACGGCCACCGGACCGCGAAGGCCGGCGATCTGTACACCCTCTATGCGCGGTCGCGGCGGGAGGGGTTCGGCGCGGAGGTCAAGCGGCGGATCATGCTCGGCACCTTCGCGCTGTCGTCCGGCTACTACGACGCGTACTATCTCCGCGCGCAGCGCGTGCGCTCCGTCATCCGGCGGGAGTTCACGCAGGCGTTCGAGCGGTTCGACGTCCTGCTCGGACCGGTCGCGCCGACGCCGGCGTTCCTCCTCGGCGAAAGGGTGGAGGATCCGCTGCAGATGTATCTCTCCGACATCTACACGATTCCGGTGAACCTTGCCGGGGTGCCGGGCATCTCGGTGCCGTGCGGCTTGGTGACGGGACTTCCGGTCGGGCTGCAGTTGATCGGCCGCGCGTTCGGCGAGGCGGCGCTTCTCAACGCGGCGTTCGCGTACGAGCAGGCGACGCCGCACCGCACCGTGCGTCCCCCCGTCGTCTCACAGCCGGGGACCCGGGGTAGACCGGCCGGAGGCCGGTCGTGA
- the gatB gene encoding Asp-tRNA(Asn)/Glu-tRNA(Gln) amidotransferase subunit GatB → MTYETVVGLEVHVQLETASKMFCGCAVEFGAPPNTRTCPVCLGLPGAMPVLNRRAVDLGLRTAVVLACRVHPESQFHRKNYYYPDLPKNYQISQYQYAGHPPLAAAGRMELEGAGTARTIGIRRVHLEEDTGKLLHAEGRSLVDYNRSGTPLMEVVTEPDLRSPEEARLFLAQLRAVLQYAGVTTGRMEEGTMRCDANLSLRVPGGPHGIRTEVKNMNSLRAVERALRFEEARQRELLARGGAVVQETRHWDEQRGVTFSSREKEEAQDYRYFPEPDLVPLAVDGAWVDRVRADLPELPDAKRRRYAEAFALPEHEARLLTATRPMAEFFEDTVRRFNQPRIVANWLVGDIAAYLNEAGQEIDQAKITPASLAEMLSLLERGTLSGRLAKDVLPEMLNTGRTAGEIVKERGLVQISDESALAEMVEAVIAEHPGPVGDVRAGKDKAVVFLVGQVMKRSRGRANPEVVNRLLRERLAAR, encoded by the coding sequence GTGACCTACGAGACCGTCGTCGGCCTCGAGGTGCACGTGCAGCTCGAGACCGCGAGCAAGATGTTCTGCGGCTGCGCGGTCGAATTCGGCGCGCCCCCCAACACGCGGACGTGCCCGGTCTGCCTTGGGCTCCCGGGGGCGATGCCGGTGCTCAACCGCCGCGCGGTCGACCTCGGGCTGCGCACCGCCGTCGTCCTGGCCTGCCGGGTGCACCCGGAGAGCCAGTTCCACCGCAAGAACTACTACTATCCGGACCTGCCGAAGAACTACCAAATCTCCCAGTACCAGTACGCCGGACACCCGCCGCTGGCGGCGGCGGGCCGGATGGAGCTCGAGGGAGCCGGGACGGCGCGGACGATCGGTATCCGCCGCGTGCATCTCGAGGAAGATACCGGGAAACTGCTCCACGCCGAAGGCCGCAGTCTGGTCGATTACAACCGGAGCGGCACGCCGCTCATGGAGGTCGTCACGGAGCCCGACCTCCGGTCGCCCGAAGAGGCGCGGCTTTTCCTCGCGCAGCTCCGCGCGGTGCTCCAGTACGCGGGCGTCACGACCGGCCGCATGGAGGAAGGCACCATGCGCTGCGACGCCAACCTCTCGCTACGCGTTCCCGGCGGCCCCCACGGGATCCGGACCGAGGTCAAGAACATGAATTCGCTCCGCGCGGTGGAGCGGGCGCTGCGTTTTGAGGAGGCGCGCCAGCGGGAACTGCTGGCCCGGGGCGGGGCGGTCGTTCAGGAGACCCGCCACTGGGACGAGCAGCGCGGCGTGACCTTCTCGTCGCGCGAGAAGGAAGAGGCGCAGGACTACCGCTACTTCCCCGAGCCGGACCTCGTGCCGCTCGCGGTCGACGGCGCCTGGGTCGACCGGGTCCGCGCGGACCTGCCGGAGCTCCCGGATGCCAAGCGGCGGCGCTACGCCGAGGCCTTCGCGCTGCCCGAGCACGAAGCGCGCCTGCTCACCGCCACGCGGCCGATGGCCGAGTTCTTCGAGGACACCGTCCGGCGCTTCAACCAGCCCAGGATCGTCGCCAACTGGCTGGTCGGCGACATCGCGGCCTACCTCAACGAGGCGGGGCAGGAGATCGACCAGGCCAAGATCACGCCCGCGTCGCTCGCGGAGATGCTCAGCCTGCTCGAGCGGGGCACGCTGAGCGGCCGTCTCGCCAAGGACGTCCTCCCGGAGATGCTCAATACCGGCCGGACCGCCGGCGAGATCGTCAAGGAGCGCGGGCTGGTCCAGATCAGCGATGAGTCCGCCCTGGCGGAGATGGTGGAGGCCGTGATCGCCGAGCATCCGGGGCCCGTCGGCGACGTCCGGGCGGGCAAGGACAAGGCCGTCGTGTTCCTCGTCGGCCAGGTGATGAAGCGCAGCCGCGGCCGCGCGAACCCCGAGGTCGTCAACCGCCTGCTGCGCGAGCGACTCGCCGCTCGTTGA